One genomic region from Euzebya tangerina encodes:
- a CDS encoding sugar transferase — protein MSQPTVHSDRVIDLSHAEPEAADAPMVHAGQPDSTRDGLGRDQLIWAKLVMVCLDLTVLVSVFLVLARVAGPMFMVGDGRVAPSASLLLLLAAVPPVWSQFGLYRIVTSRRLRQLVARSVLGTVVVLGAILTLIAAFEATAIRRLHLLAVAGVVLLWLVCSRRVATILAGRSREPRRGAVSRLLVVGDGIGAQRFLATVTGQPELGLQPIGFLGGDASLPEQPRLGGIGDIDAVLTQRVIDEVVICLPFEQWPLIRHVAQTAEEQGKKVRIPLWMAEQLRSRSRVDKLGGVPQLAFVSTPDDVIQNGFKRTFDVVGALAGLLVFSPVILVAAAVARFTDRGPVFFSQDRIGLNGRVFRMLKLRTMTVDAEERLAEVQHLNTRDGITFKATNDPRITRFGRVLRRTSLDEVPQFLNVLRGDMSIVGPRPALRREVDLYNPAQRRRLSVKPGITGLWQVEGRAESTFESWVEKDLAYIDDWRPWHDLAIMARTVGAMARRTGE, from the coding sequence GTGAGCCAGCCAACCGTTCACTCTGATCGGGTCATCGACCTCAGCCACGCCGAACCCGAGGCCGCGGATGCTCCCATGGTGCACGCCGGCCAGCCGGACAGCACACGTGATGGACTGGGCCGGGATCAACTGATCTGGGCCAAGCTGGTCATGGTCTGCCTGGACCTGACCGTGCTCGTCTCGGTGTTCCTCGTCCTGGCCCGCGTGGCGGGTCCGATGTTCATGGTCGGCGACGGACGTGTGGCGCCCTCGGCCTCACTGCTCCTCCTGCTCGCAGCCGTTCCCCCGGTCTGGTCGCAGTTCGGTCTGTACCGCATCGTGACATCGCGGCGGCTCCGGCAGCTGGTCGCCCGGTCCGTGCTCGGTACCGTCGTGGTGCTCGGGGCCATCCTCACGCTGATCGCTGCCTTCGAGGCGACCGCCATCCGTCGCCTCCACCTGCTGGCAGTTGCCGGGGTGGTGCTGCTGTGGCTGGTCTGCAGTCGGAGGGTGGCCACGATCCTGGCTGGTCGTTCGCGTGAGCCGCGGCGTGGCGCCGTCAGTCGGCTGCTGGTCGTCGGCGATGGCATCGGCGCGCAGCGGTTCCTCGCGACGGTCACCGGGCAGCCTGAACTCGGCCTGCAACCGATCGGTTTCCTGGGTGGTGATGCGTCGCTGCCCGAGCAGCCGCGCCTGGGTGGCATCGGCGACATCGATGCCGTTCTGACGCAGCGGGTCATCGACGAGGTGGTGATCTGTCTGCCGTTCGAGCAGTGGCCGCTGATCCGCCATGTGGCGCAGACCGCCGAGGAGCAGGGCAAGAAGGTCCGCATCCCGCTCTGGATGGCCGAGCAGCTTCGCTCGCGGAGCCGGGTCGACAAGCTGGGCGGGGTGCCGCAACTGGCGTTCGTCAGCACCCCCGACGACGTCATCCAGAACGGGTTCAAGCGCACCTTCGACGTCGTCGGGGCGCTTGCCGGTCTGCTCGTCTTCAGCCCGGTGATCCTCGTCGCCGCGGCCGTCGCCAGGTTCACCGACCGGGGCCCGGTCTTCTTCAGCCAGGACCGGATCGGCCTGAACGGCCGGGTCTTCCGGATGCTCAAGCTGCGGACGATGACCGTCGATGCCGAGGAGCGCCTGGCCGAGGTGCAGCACCTGAACACCCGGGACGGCATCACGTTCAAGGCGACCAATGACCCGAGGATCACCCGCTTCGGTCGGGTACTGCGGCGGACCAGCCTGGATGAGGTCCCGCAGTTCCTGAACGTCCTGCGTGGTGACATGTCGATCGTCGGACCGCGACCAGCGCTTCGGCGAGAGGTGGACCTGTACAACCCGGCGCAGCGTCGTCGGCTGTCGGTCAAGCCGGGCATCACGGGTCTGTGGCAGGTCGAAGGCCGGGCCGAGTCCACGTTCGAGTCCTGGGTCGAGAAGGACCTGGCCTACATCGACGACTGGCGGCCCTGGCACGACCTGGCGATCATGGCCCGCACCGTCGGCGCCATGGCTCGACGGACCGGGGAGTGA
- a CDS encoding lipopolysaccharide biosynthesis protein, protein MSASSPLPVDELPEATLGRSAGRSALVLFAAQWLSKAATTIVVIVLARLLVPEDFGIVAVATVAVGVLTAIADLGFGTAIVRHPDLTDRHLNTAFWASVATGALLTAVVASAAGPVATALGDSQATPILRLMALNSTLAALSSVQMGLLKRSFRFSELAVRNIVSTIGAAIVAIGLAWAGAGPYALAVQLLVGTALGCAMLWRVSEWRPSLSVGRSEFRDLLGFSASVTGIRLMSTANKNVDNLIISLNLGSSALGIYTIAYRFYRVVVDSVLTSVSGVSLPSFARLQHDAAAMRDALYRATRISALVGIPLFAGLGLVAPTLFPAVFGPQWDEAIVPSQFLVVNGVVMSVTYFSQALLLAKGRGGLTLTMNIARLIVNTLGFLIGVQYGIVGVAASVAITSVLFWPVQFLILRRVAGLSPLHYLRQVVVPVIGMIAMAAAVLPLQTALEGQIPGLLALVTLVAAGAVVYGLVAFVFDRDTLRVLFSLLRRSRSTDSSEVPTAVGIDTDEDQ, encoded by the coding sequence ATGAGCGCCAGCAGTCCACTGCCCGTCGACGAACTCCCCGAGGCCACCCTCGGCCGTTCGGCAGGGCGATCTGCGCTGGTTCTGTTCGCAGCGCAGTGGCTCAGCAAGGCCGCGACCACCATCGTCGTCATCGTCCTCGCCCGACTCCTCGTCCCCGAGGACTTCGGGATCGTTGCCGTCGCCACGGTGGCCGTCGGCGTCCTCACCGCCATCGCTGACCTCGGCTTCGGGACGGCGATCGTCCGCCATCCTGACCTGACCGACCGGCACCTCAACACCGCGTTCTGGGCGTCGGTCGCAACGGGGGCACTGCTGACCGCAGTGGTCGCGAGCGCGGCCGGCCCCGTCGCCACGGCGCTGGGCGACAGCCAGGCCACGCCGATCCTCCGACTGATGGCCCTGAACTCGACCTTGGCAGCGCTGTCCAGCGTGCAGATGGGGCTGCTCAAGCGGTCCTTCCGGTTCTCCGAGTTGGCGGTGCGCAACATCGTCTCCACCATCGGTGCGGCCATCGTCGCCATCGGACTGGCGTGGGCGGGAGCCGGCCCCTACGCGTTGGCCGTGCAACTCCTCGTGGGAACGGCGCTCGGCTGCGCGATGCTGTGGCGGGTGAGCGAGTGGCGGCCGAGTCTGTCGGTCGGCCGGTCCGAGTTCCGTGACCTCCTCGGCTTCAGCGCGTCGGTGACCGGCATCAGGCTGATGAGCACGGCCAACAAGAACGTCGACAACCTGATCATCTCATTGAACCTGGGCTCCTCCGCCCTCGGCATCTACACGATCGCCTACCGCTTCTACCGGGTCGTGGTCGACAGCGTGCTGACGTCGGTCTCGGGCGTGTCCCTTCCGAGCTTCGCCCGACTGCAGCACGATGCTGCGGCCATGCGTGATGCGCTGTATCGAGCCACCCGGATCAGCGCGCTGGTCGGCATCCCACTGTTCGCTGGGCTCGGGCTGGTCGCGCCGACGCTCTTCCCCGCCGTGTTCGGGCCCCAGTGGGACGAGGCGATCGTCCCCAGCCAGTTCCTCGTCGTCAACGGCGTCGTCATGAGCGTCACCTACTTCAGCCAAGCCCTGCTGCTGGCCAAGGGACGAGGCGGGCTGACGCTGACGATGAACATCGCCCGCCTGATCGTGAACACGCTCGGGTTCCTGATCGGCGTGCAGTACGGCATCGTCGGTGTGGCCGCATCCGTGGCCATCACCTCGGTGCTGTTCTGGCCGGTCCAGTTCCTGATCCTCCGACGCGTGGCCGGGCTCTCGCCCCTCCACTACCTCCGCCAGGTGGTCGTCCCGGTCATCGGCATGATCGCGATGGCCGCAGCCGTCCTGCCGCTGCAGACCGCCCTGGAGGGCCAGATCCCCGGACTCCTCGCCCTGGTCACCCTGGTCGCCGCCGGCGCAGTGGTGTACGGCCTCGTCGCGTTCGTCTTCGACCGGGACACCCTGCGCGTGCTGTTCTCCCTCCTCCGGCGCTCGCGGTCCACGGACTCGAGCGAGGTCCCGACCGCCGTGGGAATCGACACGGACGAGGATCAGTGA
- a CDS encoding glycosyltransferase family 25 protein has protein sequence MAQDQTARPAGDRGTKVVVLSLPTATERRRRFEASVPTCSLPWSFFDAHTGLDPALTYDDRAARRAKGRSLTAGEIGCYSSHLGIWRQLLAGEDQAYIVLEDDVIADWLFLRALADHRPVDHGISYLRLYYKRTPRYVERQRPFLTRSTALIELLDPAFGTQAYYIARPAARHFLARFSTVSRPIDDQLDRYWEHGVPNYSVFPFPVLETVQESMIGHQRFEEPAAPVPASARLAGYLDRTRKRMALRRRRAGTSVRGRVWGR, from the coding sequence GTGGCGCAGGACCAAACCGCGCGGCCGGCCGGTGACCGGGGAACCAAGGTCGTCGTGCTCAGTCTGCCGACGGCCACCGAGCGGCGGCGGCGCTTCGAAGCCAGCGTCCCCACCTGCTCGCTGCCGTGGTCCTTCTTCGACGCCCACACCGGCCTCGACCCGGCCCTGACCTACGACGACCGTGCGGCCAGGCGAGCCAAGGGGCGGTCTCTGACCGCGGGTGAGATCGGCTGCTACTCCAGCCACCTGGGCATCTGGCGCCAACTGCTGGCCGGAGAGGACCAGGCCTACATCGTCCTGGAGGACGACGTCATCGCGGACTGGCTCTTCCTCCGGGCACTGGCCGACCACCGTCCCGTCGACCACGGCATCTCCTACCTGCGGCTGTACTACAAGCGCACACCGCGGTACGTCGAACGCCAGCGACCCTTCCTCACACGGTCGACCGCGCTGATCGAGTTGCTGGACCCCGCCTTCGGCACGCAGGCCTACTACATCGCACGGCCGGCTGCGCGGCACTTCCTGGCCCGCTTCTCCACGGTGAGCAGACCGATCGACGACCAGCTGGACCGGTACTGGGAGCACGGCGTTCCGAACTACAGCGTCTTCCCCTTCCCCGTCCTCGAGACGGTCCAGGAGTCGATGATCGGCCACCAACGCTTCGAGGAACCGGCGGCACCGGTGCCCGCCAGCGCACGATTGGCGGGATACCTCGACCGCACGCGCAAACGGATGGCGCTGCGTCGGCGACGTGCGGGCACCTCGGTTCGGGGCAGGGTGTGGGGACGATGA
- a CDS encoding class I SAM-dependent methyltransferase, with amino-acid sequence MSTNTRNDDLRSALVVGVIVAALTGIGTAISVPVGIATGLGAATTAIIMVALEVYRRLRSHAVEAMAAQLNASKQTEALGALYALLSPRAPLLPLGGWAASADLLTVLVDQVKRREPTLVVEASSGTSTVAIGYALQQRGHGRVVSLESSPEWAEETRRQVRAHGLEDVASVIDAPLRAYEIDGETWRWYDLEQVELDHPIDLLVIDGPPGTIQPLARFPAVPLLWDHLSSSVTIVADDGARPDEAEMVTRWTQVHPELSSTYLELEKGAFVLHRAPGDVSVDGRTPA; translated from the coding sequence ATGAGCACGAACACCCGCAACGATGACCTGCGATCGGCGCTGGTGGTCGGTGTCATCGTCGCGGCCCTGACCGGCATCGGGACGGCGATCTCGGTTCCGGTCGGCATCGCCACCGGCCTCGGCGCTGCGACGACCGCGATCATCATGGTGGCGCTGGAGGTCTACCGACGTCTGCGCAGTCACGCGGTCGAGGCCATGGCAGCCCAGCTGAACGCCAGCAAGCAGACCGAGGCACTCGGCGCGCTGTACGCGCTGCTCTCACCGCGGGCGCCACTCCTGCCGCTCGGTGGCTGGGCGGCATCAGCCGACCTGCTCACCGTCCTGGTCGATCAGGTCAAGCGGCGCGAACCGACGCTGGTCGTGGAAGCCAGCAGTGGCACCTCGACGGTGGCGATCGGCTACGCGTTGCAGCAGCGCGGGCACGGCCGTGTCGTCTCCCTGGAGAGCAGCCCGGAGTGGGCTGAGGAGACACGCCGCCAGGTCCGAGCCCACGGGCTGGAGGACGTTGCCAGCGTGATCGACGCGCCCCTGCGGGCGTACGAGATCGACGGCGAGACATGGCGCTGGTACGACCTCGAGCAGGTGGAGCTGGACCACCCGATCGACCTGCTCGTGATCGACGGGCCGCCCGGAACGATCCAGCCGCTGGCTCGCTTCCCCGCCGTCCCGCTGCTGTGGGACCACCTGTCGTCCTCGGTGACGATCGTGGCCGATGACGGCGCACGGCCGGACGAGGCTGAGATGGTGACCCGGTGGACGCAGGTCCACCCCGAGCTCAGCTCGACCTACCTCGAACTGGAGAAGGGCGCGTTCGTGCTGCACCGCGCACCTGGGGACGTCTCAGTGGATGGTCGGACACCCGCCTGA
- a CDS encoding NAD-dependent epimerase/dehydratase family protein: MEHTSSVDPQGWRNRISPGPWLVTGAAGFIGFHLAQRLLAEGIEVIGVDALNTYYDPALKQGRLAKLQQDPNFSFHRMDCANAEAMGLLAAQRRPRVIIHMAAQAGVRYSLHNPAAYVHSNLTGFATVLEVARRGDVEHLVYASSSSVYGTTGRLPFDVHDPADHPVSLYAATKRSNELMAHSYSHLFQLPTTGLRFFTVYGPWGRPDMAYYAFASAIMSGRPLTLYGDGSVVRDFTYVDDIVEGVVRVAGNPTGPNQAWTAEDPDPATAPGPFRLFNIGHGGQATIRELIELLEHLIGTKAVINYQPAADGDVPITRARTDELIQVTGFRPDTELEEGMSHFVDWLAAFRSQQSHTSSE, from the coding sequence ATGGAACACACATCGTCGGTTGACCCCCAGGGGTGGCGCAACCGGATCTCACCTGGACCATGGTTGGTGACCGGAGCTGCCGGCTTCATCGGCTTCCACCTGGCCCAGCGCCTGCTGGCCGAGGGCATCGAGGTCATCGGGGTCGACGCGCTGAACACCTACTACGACCCGGCGCTGAAACAGGGCCGCCTGGCGAAGCTGCAGCAGGATCCCAACTTCTCCTTCCACCGGATGGACTGCGCCAACGCCGAGGCGATGGGGCTGCTGGCGGCCCAGCGTCGTCCCCGGGTGATCATCCACATGGCGGCCCAGGCCGGCGTGCGGTACTCCCTGCACAACCCCGCTGCCTACGTGCACTCCAACCTCACCGGCTTCGCCACGGTGCTGGAGGTCGCGCGGCGAGGCGATGTCGAGCACCTGGTCTACGCCTCCTCCTCGAGCGTCTACGGCACGACCGGGCGGCTGCCCTTCGATGTCCACGACCCGGCCGACCACCCGGTCAGCCTGTACGCGGCGACCAAGCGCTCCAACGAGCTGATGGCTCACAGCTACAGCCACCTGTTCCAGTTGCCCACCACGGGCCTGCGGTTCTTCACCGTCTACGGCCCCTGGGGGCGCCCCGACATGGCCTACTACGCCTTCGCCAGCGCGATCATGTCAGGCCGGCCTCTGACGCTGTACGGCGACGGGTCGGTGGTCCGCGACTTCACCTACGTCGATGACATCGTCGAGGGTGTGGTCCGGGTGGCCGGCAACCCGACCGGCCCCAACCAGGCGTGGACAGCCGAGGACCCCGATCCCGCCACGGCGCCGGGACCCTTTCGCCTGTTCAACATCGGCCACGGTGGCCAGGCCACCATCCGCGAGCTCATCGAGTTGCTCGAACACCTGATCGGCACCAAGGCCGTCATCAACTACCAGCCCGCCGCCGATGGCGACGTGCCGATCACGCGGGCCCGGACCGACGAACTCATCCAGGTGACCGGCTTCCGACCAGATACGGAGTTGGAGGAGGGCATGAGCCACTTCGTCGACTGGCTGGCCGCCTTCCGGTCACAGCAGAGCCACACGTCCAGCGAGTAA
- a CDS encoding glycosyltransferase family 2 protein — MEPPPAPVSVIIPLGPRIEGIDRCIRSVAAQTRAPAEVIVVRDGPVGHDLADDPLPPTSALRRLDHPISRGAPAARNSGLAAATQDFVAYLDSDDAWTADKLEQDLAAIGDAGAIVSGAVRVRDGVREAPVTRDHCADARRVLRFDNWRLAVTSSLTVRRGVSPRWDEALPAMQDWDYLLQLLDLTDVATTDHTTTVIHQTTDGRRVFAGDRRGLGLAAVATKYASRVRQDPAACGVMTRKLLAAAAEAEHPATRRTVLDALTAVTQQRRWRGLTALDDVAPSLTGPALRVGRLPRQTYWRISRRRRTA, encoded by the coding sequence ATGGAACCGCCGCCCGCCCCGGTCTCAGTGATCATCCCCCTCGGCCCTCGGATTGAGGGCATCGATCGCTGCATCCGCTCGGTCGCTGCCCAGACCCGTGCACCGGCCGAGGTCATCGTCGTCCGCGATGGCCCCGTCGGGCACGACCTGGCCGACGATCCGCTACCGCCCACCTCGGCCCTGCGGCGGCTCGACCATCCGATCAGCCGCGGCGCACCGGCCGCCCGGAACTCCGGCTTGGCGGCCGCGACGCAGGACTTCGTGGCGTACCTGGACTCCGACGATGCGTGGACCGCCGACAAGCTCGAGCAGGATCTCGCCGCCATCGGCGATGCCGGCGCCATCGTGTCGGGAGCCGTGCGGGTGCGGGACGGGGTCCGCGAAGCACCGGTCACGCGTGACCACTGCGCTGACGCCCGCCGGGTCCTGCGCTTCGACAACTGGCGGCTTGCGGTGACCTCGTCCCTGACCGTTCGCCGAGGTGTGTCCCCTCGCTGGGACGAGGCGCTGCCCGCAATGCAGGACTGGGACTACCTGCTCCAACTGCTCGACCTGACCGATGTCGCCACCACTGACCACACGACGACGGTGATCCACCAGACGACCGACGGCAGGCGAGTCTTCGCCGGCGACCGGCGAGGCCTGGGCCTGGCCGCAGTGGCGACCAAGTACGCATCACGCGTCCGCCAGGATCCGGCAGCGTGCGGCGTCATGACGCGCAAACTGCTGGCGGCAGCGGCCGAGGCAGAGCACCCCGCAACCCGACGGACGGTCCTGGATGCCCTCACCGCTGTCACCCAGCAGCGGCGATGGCGAGGTCTGACGGCGTTGGACGACGTCGCTCCGTCCCTGACCGGGCCGGCCCTGCGTGTGGGCCGTCTGCCACGCCAGACGTACTGGCGCATCTCACGAAGAAGGAGGACAGCATGA